Part of the Vibrio aerogenes genome, CATCCGGATTTTATGAACGTTCTCTTCATCACCGAGAGCTGCTTCTTTTTCCGCCCACAGGTGAGACAGGTTTAATGTGAGATCGGTAATATCACCCAGCGGATCATCGAGGGCAATAAACATCGCCGTAGTGGGATCTTTCATCCCTTTCATCACATCGCCTTTGGCGGTGGCAGGTTTATCAGCGACCAGTTGATACGGCGTCTCTGATTCCGGTGGATCCTCCGGTTTTTTCAGCGGCGTACAGGTTTGACTGAAGGTTGCGTCATCGGGCGCTGAGCCCTCATAAACATCGGCCACCCGGTCAGCGAGTTTATCGATATAACCGGCATGGGATGCTTTGAGTGAATTGCAGAATGACTTGAGATTCACCCCACGCATCCACTTATGGCGGCTGCCACTGTCTGAGCGCATATGTTCGCACACCCGCCACGACCAGCGGTGAAAGCTGTAGGCGATATACAGTTTATTTTTCGCCGGATATTCCAGAAAAGGCTTTGTTTTACCGGGGCTGCCGCGTTCTTCCGTCTTGCTGGCTGCTTCATTGCTGCCCCAGTCTATCTTAATCAAATCACTGCCTTTGACCTGATATTCATGGAAGGTGTCATCCGTTTCATCACACACATACAGCCAGCCGTCACGAAGCTGGCGCAGGGTATAACTGGTATTTTTCAGGCGAAGCGGGCCCTTCCAGTGCTCTTCTTCAGAAAGGGGATGTTTACCGGTGAGTTTATCCGGATTATCCGGAAAAACAGGATCCTGAATCATGTCGTCAATGGCATAACGGACCGGGACAATAGACATGACCTGTGATTTGACCGGACACTGACCCAGTGCGCTTTTGATATCTTTACTCATACCACGGACTCCTGTAGGGCTGGTGATGAATGGTATTGCTCAGCCAGCTGAGCTGCCTGTTCAATACGCTGAGACGGGGTTTGCTGTGAAGGCTGATGGATCAACTGGTGGATCTGTGGATACTTTTCAGATGTCAGGGCTGCTTCGCCCAGCCATCCGGCAATGCTGAGATAGTGGATGACATCATCCTGTGTGGTAAAGCCCAGCTGATAAGCCTGCTCAGTCAGTTTTTCTGTCCATGTCAGTGGGTCAGACTGCTCATGAAGGGAATGGGGGAAATGTTTCTCCATATGCAGGTAAATGTCTTCCAGTGCATTACGCCATGAAATTTCATCAAAGGCAGCCCACTGCGTATCATCCAGTTTGTAAGGCAGTTGCTTTAATGCACCGGCCAGATCAGGACGATGGCGGATTTGCCAGCCATCGCGGGTGGGCAGCCATGCAGTTTGTATGAGATCCCACAGCTGGGCACAGTGGCTGTCGAGAAGAATCAGCGCGGCTTCCGGATGTGCCATTTTCAGAAATACCTCACTGCCATAAGGAGAAACCACCTCAATCAGGGTTCGGAGTTGATCGCCGATTTCATCCTGTGTTTTATCTGAGCTGAAAAAGAATCCGGCAGTGGGTTGGTGTTGCGCCAGAAACCATAACCGGACTTCGGCCGTGGCTTTAATCAGCCACGGTGAAACAGCCTTCAGTTCATCATAAGGCGGATAGAGATAAATGGGCTCCGGGGTCTGAATGTCCGGCAGTTGATACAGAGACCGGGCAAGGTCAGGGATCTGTCCGCCATCCACCAGCAGATAAAGCTGACCGGATTTGGCATAGATATCCGGCGCCGGGGTGTCAAAACGTAACATCATCAGTCCGTGATCTCCGCAATAATCTTACAGATTTCACACACACCTTCTTTACTGCTCAGTGCCTGTTGCTGGTTTTTCACCAGCAGCGGGGAGCGCTTCGGCGTATTCAGTTGGGTCTTCGGCTTTTTCTTCTCCACATAATCCACAATCACCGCTTCCGCGCCGGTCATACCGGTGATATCTGGCGGCACCAGCTCTTCCGGTGGTTTCAGGGCTTCGAGGATTTTTGGCATCACCGCATCTTCGCCGCCGTAACCCGAGCCGCTGCCTGCGCTGCCGCCGGAGTTGAGGTTAATTGCCGGGCCGACCACACTCACGCCGCCCGGATCGAGTTTGACGAAGGTGCCGCCGACTTTGATGGTGATTTCACTCCCCGCCTGAAGCACCACCGAGTTGCCACCTTTGAGGTGCACTTCTGAGCCCGCATCGAGGGTTTGTTTACCGGCGACTTTCTGATGGAATTCTTTATCGACGCTGACGGTGCGGTTTTTGGCGATCTTGATCCGCTGCTCGCCTTCGATCACCAGATGATCGGCTTTTTTGACATTACCGGACTGGTTGTTTTCGATCGTCTCGTGGCGGTCGTGTTTGATGTCGGTGGTTGAGTCGTTTTCGATCAGGGTTTCGACATCTTTCTGCGCGTGCAGATAAATCTTCTCGCTGCCGGACTGGTCTTCAAAACTCAGCTCGTTGTAACCCTTGCCCTGATGGGTCTGGGTGCGCAGCACGGTTTTGGTTTTATTGGCTGGCAAGGCATACGGCGGGGTGTTGCTGGCATCATACGTCCGGCCGGTGACAATCGGTTGGTCCGGGTCGCCATGAAGAAAACTGACGATGACTTCGTTGCCAATCCGCGGTACCGTCACCATCCCCTGCTGACCGCCAGCCCAGCCCTGTGAAACGCGGATCCAGGCACTGCTTTTATCGTCCGAGCCATCGTAGCGATCCCACGGGAAATGCAGTTTCACCCGGCCATGTTCGTCGGTGTAAATCTCTTCTCCCGGCGGGCCGACCACCAGCGCAATGCTGGGGCCATCGACGCGGGGCTTCGGTTGCGGATGCGCGCGCCAGACGCTGTCGCCGGGAATTAAGGTGAACTGGTTGCTGTAGTCGGTCGCACCGCCGGAGCTATCTTCTTCCAGCGCCTGCGGCTGACTGCCGGTGTGGCTGACCTGAACCGCCAGCCAGAGCCGGTTCATCGCATCATCGTCGTGCTCTTTGACTTCAAACCGCTGACCGGCCTGAATTTTGGTTTCGTCACTTTTACCGCTGACGGTATGGGCCGCGCGGCGCAGATATTCCAATCGAATTTTATTGAAAGCTTTGCCGTTACCATCGTCCTTAAAGCGGCCGGGGAAGTCGAAATGCTCGTACATCTCTTCCTGATAGTCCATCGCCGTGCCGTCTTCTTTTTGTGAGAAGTTGTAGTCGGGCTTTTTAAAGCTGTAATCGCGCATTTCAATCGAGCTGACTTCAGAGCGTTTGCGTTCGGTCATCGACGAGATATAACCGTCCGGATTCGCACCACCGGAGAGGCAGTTATACGGCGCTTTGCCGCCGAGTTTCGGGAAGCCTTTGTCGTGGTCGGTGATCACCAGCATGTGTTTGCTGTCTTCATGGGTGAATAGATACATCATGCCTTCTTCGGCCGCGAGGCGGTGGAAGAAAGCCAGATCGTTTTCCCGGTACTGGACGCAGTATTCACGCACGGCTGGCGTGCGTTTGAGGTCAAAACAGAAATCGGAAATCCCCATTTCACCGAGGATGATTGAAATGATGTCCTGGGCATTTTTCTGCTGGAAGATCCGGCTGTTGCGGCGCATGGCTAAACGCTCCAGCGACGGCACCAAAGTGATCGAATAAAAGGTGTGGTGGTGGCCGGTGTCGTGTTTGTCCAGTGCGCGGATCACGCCGTGAACCTTCTGCACCACTTTGCCGTTGCGGATCACTTCCAGCAGCGCTTTGCTGTCGATAACTTTTTTCGCGGGCAGGCTGGAACTGCTGCGGCTGGCTAAATCAATGTGATAACGGTAGCCGAAATAAGGGTTACCGCTACTGTCGACCGCGTCTGAAATGGACTCGTCCCCGTGAAAACCACGCACGACGAGGGTATCGTCACTGATCCCGTCGATGGTCAGCTTAAAATTTAGTCTTCTCATTGATTAGCCTGCTTTTCGTTGTTATTGAAACGCTGTTTAATAAAGCGGAAAAGCATTTTACATGTCGCTCACAGATTTGCGGAGCTGGGAAAATGCGTTTTATCACTGGATTGGGTTTTTGTGGGAGAGTCTCACATTAAATAAATAAGTTAATGATAATTATATATTTAATCGTGTGGGGTGAATGAATTAGTCTTCTGTAGATATTGAGAATTGGATCTGGGAAAGAGTTCAAAATAGTCAGTTCATCACTCTGATTTTATTGACACAAAATAGACAAGGGGTTAAAGTTATAGAGATTTCGAAAGTCTATCACATAGACAGTTTGCTAATACCACATAGGGTTCTATGTGGTGTATTTTCGAAATTATGAGCGTTTGAGGGTGGTTCCTCAAGTTAATGCGTTCACAAACAAAAGCGACCAGAACTGCGCTCTGGTCGCTTTTTTTGTGCCTGAAAGATCAATAATCTATTTCTTTTTCTCTTCTTAGCAATAAATGTTGTTTTGACATTGTTTTTTTAAGATCCAAGGCATTTCTGAGGATCTTTTCCTTGATCTCTGGGAAATATTTCATTAGATTGAATTACTGATAGATAAAGTTTCGGACTAACCACCCGGCGTCTTTAATTATCATCCACTTAATGAGCGCAGATTTTATGAATACTACTATTCACAGTTTCTTACATACCAGATCTATGGCTGAGCTATCCTGCTCAGTATCTAATCGTATGACTAAACCGATCCGCGCCAACTGGAATGCGGAGCGGTTCAATGTATCCCGAATCTAGCGTTTTCCATTATCTGTACATACAAAAAAGCCAAGCTTTGGCGGCTTGGCTCATAATATCGAGTTTTGGCGAACTCGGTATTTGGTGTTTTGTATGCGTTCCTCACGGCAATAAGGAACACAATTTTGTGATGTTAGGCATCTATCCGGTTGAAAAATTGGCAGTTTTTCAACCTTCAACCAACCAAGGAGGTTTGCTATAGGAACCAAATAAGATCGTTTTACTCAGATCCTTTAAAACGCACCGTTTGGCCGCTGTTTTTACAGCATATACGGTGTGATGGTTCTTTGCAATCAAAAATCAGCAAATGGATATCAGCACTGCTTATGAAGAAGGTGTTTTTGCGGGTGAACGCAGTAATATCGACAGGCTATTATCGCGTGCACCTTACTATCCCCGTTGTAGCTGGGATAAAACAGCCTCAAAGTCCCGTCCAACGGAACTGGCATTTAAGATGCCATACATTCAGATTCAACCAACAGCTGAACAGAGTTGGTTGGTCTTTGATTTGGACCATAACAATCCTTTCATCTGGCAGGATGCGAATCTCCCTCCTCCGAATTTGATCGTATCAAACCGTAATAATGGTCATGCTCACCTTTATTACGCGATTTCTAAAGTCTGTAAGAGTGAAAAAGCAGATCCTAAGATCATCCGGTATAAAGAAAATGTTTATAAAGCGATGGCACAACGGCTGAAGGCTGATCCTTGCTATACCGGATTTATATCAAAAACCCCTTTTCATTCGTGGTGGCGGACCAGTGAACTTCATACTCAGCAATATAATCTGGGGGATTTAGCTGCTTCTGTAACCAGTGAAATCAGTCAGATTATTGCCCGTGATAACACCAGTTCAAGTAAAGCGGTTAACCCGAAAACCTACGCGTATCGTAATCCTTGTTTGTTTGATGTCGTCCGTAACTTTGCGTACTCGATTGTCAGAGCTGAACGGGCCCAGGAAAACTATTCCGGCTTTTATAAGGAAGTGGAATCTTATGCGTTAGAGCAGAATACCAAATTTGTTGGGTTGGGTTGGGAGTCAAATCTTCCTGAATCGGAAGTTCATCACACCGTGAAATCGATCGTCAACTGGACGTGGAACCGATATACAGGTAATCGAGACTGTAATCGTGGCGTGATGAATCTGGAGAGTGTTATTCCTTTAAAAGCAAAGCAGCGTCTTGCTGCCAGGTACTCGGCCAGAACGAAATCAGAAAAAACACTTCGTCGTATCAAAATGACGATTCAGAATATCCGACAAAAAGGTGACAAGGTA contains:
- a CDS encoding DUF4123 domain-containing protein; the encoded protein is MMLRFDTPAPDIYAKSGQLYLLVDGGQIPDLARSLYQLPDIQTPEPIYLYPPYDELKAVSPWLIKATAEVRLWFLAQHQPTAGFFFSSDKTQDEIGDQLRTLIEVVSPYGSEVFLKMAHPEAALILLDSHCAQLWDLIQTAWLPTRDGWQIRHRPDLAGALKQLPYKLDDTQWAAFDEISWRNALEDIYLHMEKHFPHSLHEQSDPLTWTEKLTEQAYQLGFTTQDDVIHYLSIAGWLGEAALTSEKYPQIHQLIHQPSQQTPSQRIEQAAQLAEQYHSSPALQESVV
- a CDS encoding type VI secretion system Vgr family protein; translated protein: MRRLNFKLTIDGISDDTLVVRGFHGDESISDAVDSSGNPYFGYRYHIDLASRSSSSLPAKKVIDSKALLEVIRNGKVVQKVHGVIRALDKHDTGHHHTFYSITLVPSLERLAMRRNSRIFQQKNAQDIISIILGEMGISDFCFDLKRTPAVREYCVQYRENDLAFFHRLAAEEGMMYLFTHEDSKHMLVITDHDKGFPKLGGKAPYNCLSGGANPDGYISSMTERKRSEVSSIEMRDYSFKKPDYNFSQKEDGTAMDYQEEMYEHFDFPGRFKDDGNGKAFNKIRLEYLRRAAHTVSGKSDETKIQAGQRFEVKEHDDDAMNRLWLAVQVSHTGSQPQALEEDSSGGATDYSNQFTLIPGDSVWRAHPQPKPRVDGPSIALVVGPPGEEIYTDEHGRVKLHFPWDRYDGSDDKSSAWIRVSQGWAGGQQGMVTVPRIGNEVIVSFLHGDPDQPIVTGRTYDASNTPPYALPANKTKTVLRTQTHQGKGYNELSFEDQSGSEKIYLHAQKDVETLIENDSTTDIKHDRHETIENNQSGNVKKADHLVIEGEQRIKIAKNRTVSVDKEFHQKVAGKQTLDAGSEVHLKGGNSVVLQAGSEITIKVGGTFVKLDPGGVSVVGPAINLNSGGSAGSGSGYGGEDAVMPKILEALKPPEELVPPDITGMTGAEAVIVDYVEKKKPKTQLNTPKRSPLLVKNQQQALSSKEGVCEICKIIAEITD
- a CDS encoding replication initiation protein, with product MDISTAYEEGVFAGERSNIDRLLSRAPYYPRCSWDKTASKSRPTELAFKMPYIQIQPTAEQSWLVFDLDHNNPFIWQDANLPPPNLIVSNRNNGHAHLYYAISKVCKSEKADPKIIRYKENVYKAMAQRLKADPCYTGFISKTPFHSWWRTSELHTQQYNLGDLAASVTSEISQIIARDNTSSSKAVNPKTYAYRNPCLFDVVRNFAYSIVRAERAQENYSGFYKEVESYALEQNTKFVGLGWESNLPESEVHHTVKSIVNWTWNRYTGNRDCNRGVMNLESVIPLKAKQRLAARYSARTKSEKTLRRIKMTIQNIRQKGDKVTCTLIAKTLGISRQTVSKYMPEAEHAQSNIVSLHTLFHLGKRKLKKVNLGVHQISSSFKSWSFFAESVCDSVNCHKRVNFSSGGFYSFVCLFDHDST